The Sparus aurata chromosome 10, fSpaAur1.1, whole genome shotgun sequence genome includes the window gaattatgttatctaataggcatttaaagggttaaaattcagaatttatatgaaattttagttttcatgaccaggattgatgcaaatttaaaaaactgggaaaaaaagtggaattatttttatatatgtattagttttatagcattttagaaatgtaaacaggaggtggacacttttggccacgaacaagctgagagggagtttttatgtttttctgtcactgcacaaaaaactaatgaagcataaaaatcattgatactgcttattagtGTACTTATTAGGATAAATGCCTCCGATGTTTTATAACCTACGTCCAATCTCTAATCTCCCCTTCATTTCCAAGATTCTTGAAAAAACAGTAGCAACTCAACTCCATTctcatttattcaacaacaaCCTGTATGAACAGTTCCAGTCTGGTTTCCGCCCTctccatagcacagaaactgcactCTTAAAAATAACCAATGACCTCCTCATGGCAGCTGATACTGGTTTACTCTccattctcatcctcctcgatctcagtgcagccttcgacaccatCTGTCACACCACCCTCCTCAAGAGACTGTCCTCCCTTGGTATCACTCATACTCCTCTAAACTGGTTCAAATCATATCTCTCCTGCCGTACTCAGTTCATCCAGCTCAAAACCTTCACATCCCAACCTTCCCCTGTCACCTCTGGTGTGCCTCTGGGCTCTGTCCTGGGGCCCCTCCTCTTTATCATTTATCTCCTTCCCCTTGGCAATATCTTCCGCAAACATAACATCACTTTTCACTGTTACGCAGATGACACCCAGCTCTACCTCGCCAGCAAACCCACTtccaacctccctccctcctcccttaccgactgcttaactgaaataaaatcctgGTTCACTTCAAATCTACTAAAACTCAACTCTGACAAAACTGAGATTCTTCTCATTGGCACACAGTCAACACTTTCCAAAACCGACAGTTTCCCCCTCATCATTGATAACTGCTCCGTTTCCCCCTCCCCACAGGTTAAgagtctgggtgtcatcctcgACAGTACACTCTCCTTCCAATCTCACATCAATAACATCACCCGGTCTGCTTACTTCCACCTACGCAACATCAACCGCCTCCGCCCCTCCCTTACTCCCCATACCACTGCTATCCTCGTCCATAGTCTCATCACTTCCCGTCTGgattactgcaactccctcctctccggtCTCACCCACAAATCCCTGCACAAACTTCAACTGGTCCAGAATTCAGCTGCCCGTGTCATCACCAGAACCCCCTCCATCCACCACATCACTCCCgtcctacagcagctccactggctcccGGTCAAGTCCCGCATTGACTTCAAAATCCTTCTGCTAACATTCAAGGCCATTCACAATCTTGCCCCCCCATATCTTTCCAATCTTCTCCATATCGCCACTCCCTCTCGCACCCTCCAttcatcctcctccattctGCTGACTGTCCCCCCTGCCCGTCTCACCACCACGGGGAGCAGAGCTTTCAGCCGCTCTGCTCCCCGGCTCTGGAACTCTCTGCCACCCGAAATAAGGAACATCACTACACTATCTGATTTCAAGtctaaactcaaaacacacctgtttaagATCGCCTTTCTTAGTTaaatgaattttctgtccatttttactgttttcttctcttgtgtactTTTGTGgcttaaattgtctttgtttactgtaaggtgtccttgagtgacagaaaggcgcctatgaaataaaatgtattattattattattattattattattgacacacattaagctgcaatgatggttaaagaattatacaggtagcatgtattattttgcaaaaacatggtgatttaatgctattctcccttataaatcatcagcattttgttatctaataggcatttaaagggttaaaattctgaatttgaatgaaattttagttttcatgacaaggactgatgcaaatttaaaaaactgaaaaaaaagtggaattttttttatatatgtattagttttatagcattttagaaatgtaaacatgaagtggacacttttggccacgaacaagctgagagggagtttttatgtttttctgtcactgcacaaaaaactaatgaagcataaaaatcattgatactgcttattattgacacacattaagctgcaatgacggttaaagaataatttaggtagcatgtattattttttaaaaacatggtgatttaatgctttTCTCCCTTACAactcatcagcattatgttatctaataggcatttaaagggttaaaattctgaatttgaatgaaattttagttttcatgacaaggactgatgcaaatttaaaaatctggtaaaaaaaattggaattttttcaatatatatattagttttatagcattttgaaaatgtaaacaagaggtggacacttttggccacgaacaagctgagagggagttttttctactttgccttccctgcacaaaaataacaatgcataataatcaatgttggtgttaatcagttacatatctcagactgtgttattgataatacaagataaaccggtagcactgagaagataggcagtgatcatttttgtggtagttttccaacaagcgcattgtgcagacaaattggcatttgaggggttaaaaaaataaaaatgaattaattttttgtacttatgacaagaactgatattaattaaaaattttatgcagtaaaagcatcaaaaaacatacaaaattcCAAAAATTACAGAttcaatctgttggtggccatttttggccacgaacaagctgagagggtagtaaaaacgaacaaggccagagggttaaaaacaacagcaacattaCTAAGAAGGGAGGCAATGGTTTGTGATTCTGACCTTGAAGAGAAAAAGTTTGAGCTCCTTCGCCACGAAAAAAAATTATAAGAGATTAATAACATCTAAACTGACAATTCAATGAAGACATGTGATTTGAAACTGGACTATTTCACCTTGAATATTGTGGACAGAAGTGAAACATGACGTGCCCTTCATGTTGCACATCATGAAAACTAGTTTCACTCACAGCTCAACAGCAACAATAGACACACAGTAGAAGAGTTAGCTGAAGTTAAACTGTATTACTATTCTATATTGTTGTTACTCACAGTAACAGACCTTATATTAACATTATATGAGCAGAAGCAACATTGACATTGCCatttttgcagcagcagctaaaTGTACAGTTAAACTCAGCATTTATATCTGTGAATACCTAGAACACACACTAGTCAAAGCTAGAAAACATTGAACGCACACGctaaacacactgcaggaaataGTCGTCCACACGGCTGCAGGTACAGAAGCTGCTCTTATCAGCAGTGTAAGTAACCAGTTTACTTTTGCTCcaaaaaatcatttttagtGAGTAGTGTTAAGATTtgaattaaaatatgttttctcaATAAAAGAATCTTACCTGTTGTATCTCTGAGTCCGTTCTCACCTTACACTACGAAGCCAAAGTCCttcattgataaaaaaaataaaagtgtacTTTGACCCAACAGATAAGGTGTGTACTGCACTGTGTTCACTCCTAGACTGCAGTAAAATAAGTCCCTGTGTAGTAAAGTACTGTTGAGGACATGACATGAATCATATTATAAGTTTTATTCTGTAACTGAAATATTCACttgattcaagattcaagttGTTTATCATCACTGTGATTGGACAGGCGCACTacaaataatgtaaatgtaaaaataagcaATATGGTATGAAGTAATGAGATGTGTAAAAGGGAATGGGAAtttgcacttttgttttttagaatTCAGCACATTATTAAAACTTGTTTCCTTATGTCACAAACCGGGCAGCACAGCCATGACAAAGCAAGGAGATATGCACACAGGAGACAATTAACTAAGTATTTATAACCTAAACTAATCATGGCATGTGTAGTCAGTGGAGGGAGGGTCGTCACACTTTTCTTAcctgcctcctgtgtgtttctgcatttgggtcctcaccaCTTTCCCTAACCTGACAAATGGGTATGGAACAGCAGGAATAAAGTGCTGTAAAGTGCTATATGTACATAAGACAGAAACATATAATTCCAGAGGGTTGTAGAGGACAACATTGTTCCCCTCTAACTTAACTCCTGCAGCTCCAAGCACACGTCTAAATTCAACTTCGTAGCATctttcatacaaacatacagccCAAAGTGTTTGAAACAACACAGATTAAAGATAAtaagaaaaaagcaaacaacaaacaaaactccgTAGGTGTAAAgattacaacaataaaataaaatgtatattaaagaTCAGCAAATAGTagtcaatgaaataaaaaacacaacatataaaCTGCGGCTGTAAGATGGTTTTCAGCCAAAAAGCAAAGgtctttaatttccttttagAATACTATAAGAGCTTTCCATTCTAATAGCAGGAGGCAGCGAGTGGCTGCACCCTGTGTGTAATGAAGGTCTCAGTGTATATGCACAATCAACGTCTTAATGTATACACACACTTGAAAACATGGTCCAAGACACATTTACTGGAATCTCTTTATTTTGATCTCAATGACGAGGACAGACACGTTTATTCCAGAAATTAAATACTTACACATTCATTTTAGGCTCAACTGCACTTGTGTCATTTAAGTTTGGTACTGTTTGTTgtattaataaaatgtaaaaatattaacCTCAGTgcgatttgctgcttttattctgaTGGAAAAATAACTTAGGACAGACATCATAATCAAGACATGTAGTTACACTCACTCATTTATCAATTGTACAGATGAATGAAGTAAATCATAATATTACaatacatttaacaaaaaaaagacatgcaCACTAAAATCTTAATACCttacaaatcaaaatgttgcACGCAGTCAATTGTTAAATGCCTTGATACAAGTATAATCTTACATAATGAATATTATTGATATATTTACATAATTCTGCTTCTTGTATCTGAAACCAACAACCTACCCAACAGCACAACACCCAGCAGTCAGCATCACATACAATGATGAAGAGTTAACTAGcatctatgttgtgttttgttacaACAGTCTTAAAACATGCTCCTGTCAGTTCTAGAGACAGTTATGACATTAATGATCAACTAGATgtataaaaatgattaattaccTCTGAGACAGATTTATTAAGAATAAACAAATACTGAATGTCATCAGCATAAGGTGACAAGTGATTTCCAAGAAGTTCAAGTACAATTTTTAATCATTACGACTGCTTTTATTTACAGCTTATAAAATATTTATAAGAATCTTTGCTGAATGCAATGCAATCAAACAACAGTAAAGAGGACATTTCTAATATATACCATGAAATGCTTTATGAATTGATAAGTTGCAGCTTACacagtattcatttttttattcatgtatttatgtattcatttatttatatataatcaTTAATGATGGTTAAACTGACTCAGCATTTATAACTGATTCTACAGACTGAACTTTCTGACTAATCTCTGTGAAGGTGAGTGTTTTCGTCATCACTCTCTAACTCTCCCAGGAACGACTTAATCACTTCCATTTGGTTCTCTactttcctcttcctgtctgtcactgtcacaTTCATACTGTCTGCTTTCTGCAGCAGCTTATCCAtgttcagctgctgcttctccacctcttcctttcttttctccagTTTCCAATTTGCTTTTAAAAGGTTTTGCTTTTCTCTCAGGTAGCCCTCTGTTCTGTCAGTTGCCTTTTCCTGCTCACTCTCTGCTATTTTCTTCTCCACTGATTGAATCTTctccttgttttcctctctttcgTTCTCTATTTCTTCTAGCTGTAGTCTCAATGTCTCTCTCTGGTTCACAACTCCGGTCTTCAGTTCCATCAACGGAGAGAAAACTTCCCCCCATGCGCTGAGTTCTTCTTGTATCTTCATGGATTGTTTCCGGAGCTGATCCTTTTTGTCAGATGAGTCCTTCCTTTTTGCTGGGAAAATGTATACCAACAGTATTGgaaaataatagaaacatttctgaagatttacatattatatatttgtattaacGTGGATAGTATTGACATATTgatttaaaatatcaaaacatttttttttacttactggtttgagtttttttccatttccagacaaagacaaccgCGATCGCTAGTCCAGCAGCTATGCCACTAACAATGGCAACAATGACAGAGTGAGACGATGGAGGTGTGATGGAAAAGATACCAGCTGAAAtgatagaaaaaagaaagggcATTCAAAAACAATTTCGGTAGATAATTAAGAAATATTTCCAGTATAATgctatttagaaaaaaaagaaaccacagGAAGAAGTTTTTCTCATCATTACAAATTCTGAATATAACTTAAATTATGAAGTTATGGTAATGTTAACATGTGTTTCATTATCATGTCAATGTGACTCCTCTGCATTGTCACTAGACTTTAAGGGTCTTGATGAACCTGAGGAAAGATGTGACACACATCCAATGAAACATTCACTctgaaataaatctgtttagtGTTAtctgtattgtattgtgttgtgttgtctgtcCACTGtttaggaggtccaccattacccTCCTTCCTGTTAGGTTGCACTCGGGAGTCactatgcttttacacaaagaattgattcatatacattcacaaaaaaagccttggtgcATTTTGGCACtacagcatttaaaaaatgtctagCTATCTAAAGTGTGTTCGGAAATGAaatacatacagacatacatttcttaaatttgtttttgaatacatttaagAAATGAGGAAAAGATTGTAATGTCACTCTGCTATAGTAAGACATCAGGACATTATCCAGCCATGTTAGGGGGGATAAAAGCCAAAAGTAACGTGGAAGCATTATACAAAATATGCACCAAGTACATATTACCACTCACCAACAATAAGttcaacagaaaatgttttgttttgtgagggAAAGTAGCATCTGTAAAGTCCATAATCAGAGAGTTTCACTGCAGACAGAAGCAGTGAAAGGTCTCCCTGCCTCAGTTTGTCGATGGACACTGATGTTCTTCCTCTGTAAGACGGGTTTTGGTTCGGCAGGTGGTCTTGGCCATCATGCCACACATGGACAAATCTGGGCTCCAGGTCAGGTCTCGCCCACTCCACGCTctttgaaacagcatccaggggAGGTTCCAGGCGGCACGGCAACACCACGTCTTCACCAACTAATGTCACCATTCTCAGAGGTGGTTGAGCGCCCTGAGTCTGGCCTGAAACGACACAGGTTCTTAAATCTTGCGATCAAAACTTCTGCACAAAATTATTGTTGGCTTTCATGAGAAGCTTATGAACATGTCATGTCACTGTGACTCACCTTGCTCCTCTGCATTTTCACTAGACTTTAAGGGTCTTGATGAACCTGAGGAAAGGTGTGACACACATCCAATGAAACATTCACTTTGAAATTAATCTATTTAGTGTTATCtgtattttgttgtgttgtctgaCTGTGGTTGTGAtttgtcacagcagcattagaacaaaaaaaagatttatttattatttatcaaactgaaactcttgccaaaaagcattCTAggcatttttttgtgaatgtatatgagtcaaaccttcatgtaaaagcataattacgatgaaagagacacttttaaaatttaccgtagtttcgtatacgggcaagctaattttcagtggagtgcaggggcactttcaCGCTACCATCAAAATCTCTAAGAAGGTTTGACACAACATgcaactttgctcgtagtatcaccagggtctctacacattaTGGCACatgtcatggcagacaaaaagcctcgatccccgagtgcaacctaacaggtaggaggtccaccattaatctccttcctgttaggtcgcactctgGAGtcattatgcttttacacgaaggtttgactcatatacattcacagaaaaagcctaggttgcattttggcgagagtttcacttttagCACTTGCCTTTGTCTTTACCACCTGATGTCTCGTTTCTGAGAGATGGTTGAGCGCCATGAGCCGGGCCTGGAACGACACAGGTTCTTAAATCTTGCAATCAGAACTTCTGCACAAAATTTCTGTTGGCTTTCATGAGAAGCTTATGAACATGTCATGTCACTGTGCCTCACCTTGCTCCTCTGCATTGTCACTAGACTTTAAGGGTCTTGATGAACCTGAGGAAAGATGTGACACGCATCCAATGAAACATTCACTTTGAAATTAATCTTATTAGTGTTAtctgtattgtgttgtgttgtctgtcCACTGTGTGTTTTAGTATTTGGTTATGTTTTGTCActgcagcatttaaaaaaaaagtctataaATCTATCAGTGCCATGTTTCTAGCTGACTAAAGTGTTTTAGGAAATGAaatacatacagacatacatttcttaaatttgtttttgaatacatttaagAAATGAGGAAAAGATTGTAATGTCACTCTGCTATAGTAAAACATCTGGACATTATCCAGCCATGTTAGAGGGGataaaagccaaaagtaatgtAGGAGCATCATACAAAAAATGCACAAAGAACACATGCCCactcaccaacaacaagctcaacataaaatgttttgtcttgtgaGGGAAAGTAGCATCTGTAAAGTCCATGATCAGAGAGTTTCACTGCAGACAGAAGCAGTGAAAGGTCTCCCTGCCTCAGTTTGTCGATGGACACTGATGTTCTTCCTCTGTAAGACGGGTTTTGGTTCACCAGGTGGTCTTGGCCTTCATGCCACACATGGACAAATCTGGGCTCCAGGTCAGGTCTCCCCCACTCCACGCTctttgaaacagcatccaggggAGGTTCCAGGTGGCACGGCAACACCACGTCTTCACCAACTAATGTCATGATTCTCTGAGGTGGTTGAGCGCCATGAGTCTGGCCTGGAACAACACAGTGAAATTAATCTTTTTAGTGTTATCtgtattttgttgtgttgtctgtccactgtgttttttagtatttggtttgttttgtcactacagacaaacatttcttaaatttgtttttgaatacatttaagaaatgaagaaaagatGTAATGTCAATATACCATAGTAAGACCTGGCTTATGAATACGTTTAGAAAGGCTTAACATGGTGCTGATGTAAATTACCTGAGCCTGCCAGTAGGAGGAGGATCACAGTGTGTTGGAGAATGAAAGGTCTGAAGGAACTGAGCTTAGCTTTGAGGGACAGTTCATCACTTAGGCTAAGCATCCTGGAGTTCTGGggaaatgaaacatttcaaaatgttaatttctagaaaaaagcaccaaaatcatcaaatcaaatcaatgatgtcacattgcctcaatgggctttacaatctgtccttagaacgacatcctctgtcctgagaccctcgattcaagtgaggaaaaacttgccatcaTCAAATCAGCCATATCTttggttagctagttagctaagtAGACTAACTTCTGAGCAGATACAGTAAGTTATTGTTTCTCTTCCATCACATGCACAAAATTGAGGCACAAATATATTCCATGTTAATATTGATATGTATtaatttgaatgaaaaaatgatatcagaaagtaacacacacagaaatcacTGTAGCATTAAGAATACTACGCATTAACTAAAAGGCCTATGGCACAGTTCACAAGAACCAGCACCGGTCTGTACTTTCTCCTCCAGCGAACGTTACAGAGCGCACATTAAATGTCTGACCTTCACCTTGTTTCCAGGTGATAAAGCAAAATCCACAACGCCTTACGCCTCTATTGTTACAGAGCAGGATGGCCGCCATTTTCTGTGACTGCATCAGATAgtcattttctgccattttgattttataTGTTTCGTATTCATTTAAATTTAACAACTTCTACAAATAAgtgtcacattaaaaacaacagcaacatcaccaaGAAGGGAGGCAGTGGTTTGGGATTCTGACCttaaagagaaaaagtttgagCTCCTTCGccacaaaaaaaactgataagAGATTAATAACATCTAAACTGACAATTCAAAGAAGAAGTGATTTGAAACTGGACTATTTCACCTTGAATATTGTGGACAGAAGTGAAACATGACGTGCCCTTCATGTTGCA containing:
- the LOC115589794 gene encoding uncharacterized protein LOC115589794, translating into MLSLSDELSLKAKLSSFRPFILQHTVILLLLAGSGQTHGAQPPQRIMTLVGEDVVLPCHLEPPLDAVSKSVEWGRPDLEPRFVHVWHEGQDHLVNQNPSYRGRTSVSIDKLRQGDLSLLLSAVKLSDHGLYRCYFPSQDKTFYVELVVGSSRPLKSSDNAEEQGPAHGAQPSLRNETSGGKDKGSSRPLKSSENAEEQGQTQGAQPPLRMVTLVGEDVVLPCRLEPPLDAVSKSVEWARPDLEPRFVHVWHDGQDHLPNQNPSYRGRTSVSIDKLRQGDLSLLLSAVKLSDYGLYRCYFPSQNKTFSVELIVAGIFSITPPSSHSVIVAIVSGIAAGLAIAVVFVWKWKKTQTTKRKDSSDKKDQLRKQSMKIQEELSAWGEVFSPLMELKTGVVNQRETLRLQLEEIENEREENKEKIQSVEKKIAESEQEKATDRTEGYLREKQNLLKANWKLEKRKEEVEKQQLNMDKLLQKADSMNVTVTDRKRKVENQMEVIKSFLGELESDDENTHLHRD